TTCGTCCGGCGCGACTGTTCGCCGGTGGGGCGGATTGCGAGTCTGCCCGTCGATAGGCATGCCACCGGCGTGGGTCGTCGTGCAGGCAGGAACGCTGTGGCGCGCGGATCATCGTCCGAGCAGCTGCGCTGTGGTGTGGGGATCGTTGTCCCGGGTTTTGCCGTTCATCCGCCCGTCCCGCGGTGCGACGGCGGGCGCTTGGAGGGGACTGCCGGCCGGCCCGGCCGGGGGCCCCGGCCCTGCGCGCGCCGTGCCCCGCACCCTCCTGCCGGAACAGCGGGCCCTGCACCGGTGTCGGCGCCGTGCCCCGGCAGCGCACCGGCGTCGGCGCTGTCGGCCTCCGGGCGCTGGTGCCGCCCACTGCACTTGCGCTGTCGGTTCCCCGGTACTGGGCAGCGCCGGTATCGGCGGCGTCTGGGTTCCTGCACTGTGTGGCGGACGTGGACGAGGCGATCGGTGGACCTGCGCGTCGCCGAGTTCGGTGGGGGAGCGGGTGGTGGCCGCGCCGCCACGACCGCATTGCGTCGTGGCGGCGCTGGGCCGGGTGGCGGCTGGGCCGGGTGGCGGCTGGGCCGGGTGGTGCCGGCTGGGCTGGGTGGCGGCGGCCCGCGCTGGGTGGTGACGGCTGGGCTGGGTGGCGGCGGCCCGCGCTGGGTGGTGACGGCTGGGCTGGGTGGTGCCGGCCCGCGCTGGGTGGTGACGGCTGGGCTGGGTGGTGCCGGCCCGCGCTGGGTGGTGACGGCTGGGTCGGGTGGTGCCGGCCCGCGCTGGGTGGTGACGGCTGGGTCGGGTGGTGCCGGGTGGCCGTGGCCGGGGCCGGGTAGGGGTGGCCGGCGTCGGGTGGTGGCGGCCGGGCTGGGGTGGGGGAGTTGTTGCATGGCAGGTTGCGGTCACCGTCCGGGCGCCGGACCGGTGTGCCGGGGCTGCCTAGTCTGCTGTTCATGACACTGCTGGGCCGGGACGGGGAGCGCACCCGTATCGAGGGCGTACTGGATGCCTGTATGCGGGGCGCTTTCGGCGTCGTGCTGGTGGAAGGCGCTCCGGGCTGTGGCAAGTCGGCGTTGCTGGAGTACTGCGCCGACACGGCCCGACGTCGTGGGGCGCTCGTCGTGGACGCCGGCTGTGCGGCGCGTCCCGCCGTTCTGTCCGTGTCCGGCGGCACAGGCGGCCCGCGTGCCGCCGCGGTGTGGTGTCCCGACGACACGGACGACACGGACGACACGGATGACACGGGCGATACGGACGGTCCGCGCGCCGCGACGGTGTGGTGTGTCGATGACACGGACGACGCGGGCGATACGGACGGTCCGCGCGCCGCGAGGGTGTGGTGTGTTGATGACGCGGGCCGCGCCGATGCCGTGTTCCAGGCCCGGCTGGCCGCTCTCGCCCGGTCCCGGCCGTGTGCCGGCGGGGAGGGCGGTCTGCTGCTCGTGCTCGCGGTCGACCTCACGCAGCCGCTCGGTACGGACTTGGAGGCGGTGTTGCTGGCGCATCCCGCCACGGTCCGGGTCCGGGTCGGCCCGCTGGCCCGCTCCGACACCGCACGTCTGCTGCGCCGCCACACCGGCGGGCAGGCGCCGGACACGCTGGTGGGCCGGGTGCATGACGCCAGCGGCGGCAATCCGCTGCTGGTGCGGGCCCTGCTCGGCGAGAGCGGATGCGATCCGCAGCCGGGCGGTCCCTTCGCCCGCGCCGTCGGCGTGTGCCTGCGGCGCTGTCCTGCTCCCGTCGCGCGTCTGGCCCGCGCGCTCGCCGTCCTGGGCGATCATGCGAGCGCAGTGCGGGCGGCGCGCCTGCTGCACACCTCACCCGAGAGTCTGGCGCCCGCTCTGGGCGCACTCGCCGCGATGGGCCTCACCCACGGCCACCGGCTGCGTCATCCGCTGGCCCGCACGGCGGCGTTGGCCGTCCTGCCGCCGGCCGCCCACAGGAGGCTGCACCGGCAGGCGGCCCGCGTCCTGCACGAGACGCAGGCCCGGGCGGACGCCGTCGCCGGCCTGCTGCGCGCCGCCGGCGACATCGACGAGGACTGGGCCGTGCAGGCCCTGCGCGAAGCGGCCCGTCAGGCCATGGCGGCCGGCGAGAGCGAACGCGCCGCCGCCTGCCTCCAGCTCGCCCACACCGCCTGCACTCACCGGGCCGACTCGCGTACCCGCACCGACATCGCTCTCCAACTCGCCGCTCTCACCTGGAAGATGAGCCCGGCGGCGGCCGAGGGCCACCTTGACGAACCCCTGGCCGAACTGCGCGCCGGCCGCCTCGCACCCGCCGCGGCCGCTTTTCTGGCCCGTCTCCTCACCGCCCAGGGACGCATCGAGGAAGCCGCCGAAGCACTGGCCCGCACACCCGGCGCCACCGTGCCGCGGGACCTGTTCGCGCTCCCGCCGGGCGAGAACCCCCCCTCGCCCGGCGGCGGACACCTCCCGCCCGGCGGGCACCTCCCGCCCGGCGGGCACCTCCCGCCCGGCGGGCACCTTCCGCCCGGCGGGCACCTTCCGCCCGGCGGGCACCTTCCGCCCGGCGGGCACCTTCCGCCCGGCGGGCACCTTCCGCCCGGCGGGCACCTTCCGCCCGGCGGCGGGCACCTTCCGCCCGGCGGCGGGCACCTTCCGCCCGGCGGCGGGCACCTTCCGCCCGGCGGCGGGCACCTTCCGCCCGGCGGTGCGCACCTTCCGCCCGGCGGTGCGCACCTTCCGCCCGGCGGCGGGCACCTTCCGCCCGGCGGTGCGCACCTTCCGCCCGGCGGCGGACACCTCCCGCCCGGCGGTGCGCACCTTCCGCCCGGCGGCGGACACCTCCCGCCCGGCGGTGCGCACCTTCCGCCCGGCGGTGCGCATCTTCCGCCCGGCGGTGCGCATCTTCCGCCCGGTGGCGGGCACCTTCCGCCCGGCGGTGCGCATCTTCCGCCCGGCGGTGCGCATCTTCCGCCCGGCGGTGCGTATCTTCCGCCCGGCGGTGCGCATCTTCCGCCGGGCGGTGCACACTTTGCGCCCGGTGGTGGGGATCTGCGTGTCTGTGCCGCGCTGTGGACGCACCCCGGCCATGACGACGACCCGCGCGACGCCGAGCGTTTCCTGGACACCGCTCCCGCCGGCCCCACCACCCACGACGCCCTCGCCCAGGCGTTACGCACCCTCATCCACACCGGCCGGCCGCGCCGCGCCGAAGCCTTCGCCCGCCGCCTGCGCGCACACGCCGCCCGGCACCGGGCCCCCGGCTGGCACGCCGTGTACGGGGCGCTGCAGGCCGAGGCGCTCCTGCACCTGGGCGACCTCGCCGGCGCCGAACAGGCCGCCGCCGAGGCCGTGCGGGCCGTCACCGGCCGCGGCGGCCGCTCACGCACCGCGCCGGCCGCCGTCCAGGTCATGGCGCTCACCGCCATGGGCCGCTACGAGGAGGCGGCACGCCACCTCGAACCCCTGGACGGCGACACCGTGCCGCACACCGTCCACACGCTGGCGCTGCTGCGCGCCCGCGGACAGTACCTCCTGGCCACCCACCGCGCCGAGGCCGCCCTGGACGCCTTCGGCGAGGCCGGCCGGCTCGCCGCCCGGTGGGGCCTTGACCGTCCCCGCCAGCACCCCTGGCGCACCGACGCCGCCGAGGCGCTCCTGCGCACCGGACGGCGCCACGAGGCCACCGCCCTGATCGCCGAGCAGCTGGCCCTGCCCGCCGGGAGGGGACCACGCCCGGACGGCGTCGCGCTGCGCCTGCGGGCGGCGACCGAAGCGCCCCGCGAACGGGCCCGCACCCTGGCCCGGGCCGCAACCGAACTCCGCGCCTGCGGCGACCGGCTGGAACTGGCGAAAGCCCTCGCAGACCTCGGCCGGGCCCTGCAGACCCTCGGCGAGGGCGCCCGCGCCGGCGCCCTCGTGCGGCGCGCCTGGACGCTGGCGGCGGACTGCGGGGCGAAACCGCTGTGCGAGGAGATACTGCCCGGCCGCCCCCCCGGCGCGCCGCCCCCCGGCCCGGGCGCCCCGGGCGAGGGCCGGGCCGGGCGGCTGAGCGCCTCGGAACGACGCGTCGCGGCGCTGGCCGCCGCCGGATACACCAACCGCGAGATCGCCGCCCAGCTGTTCGTCACCGCCAGCACCGTCGAGCAGCATCTCACCCGCATCTACCGCAAGCTGCAGGTGTCCCGGCGCCGCGATCTGCCCCTGGACCTCGACGCCGACGCCGCCATGCCGGTCCTGGCCTCACCGGCCCTGCCCTAGCGCCGCCGCCCCTCCCTGCGGCCCCGCAAGAGCGGCTTTAGCCCGGCTGACGAAGGTGACAGACCGGACAGCGGCATCGGACACGGGCGCGAAACCCCGCCCCGCGTGTGACGTGTGTGATTTCTGCGTGTGACGAAACGGAGACCGGGCATCGTGCTTTCTGAATCTGGCAGGCCGCACAACGAGCCGATCGCAGTGGTGGGTCTGTCGTGCCGTTTCCCGGGCGGGAAGAACCCAGCGGCGTTCTTCGACCTCCTCCTCGCGGGCGCGGAAGCGGTCGGCGACGTCCCCGCCGACCGCTGGAACGCCGACGCGTTCTTCAGCGAGGACCCTTCCGCGCCGGGCCGCGCCGTGGCGCGGCGCGGCGGGTTCCTCGACCGGGTCGACGGGTTCGACGCGCGTTTCTTCGGGATCTCGCCGCGGGAGGCCACCGCGATGGACCCCCAACAGCGCCTCGTCCTGGAACTGGCCTGGGAAGCGTTCGAAGACGCGGGAATCGTGCCGGCGACCGTCGCCGCGACCTCGGCCGGCGTGTTCGTCGGCGCGATGGCCGACGACTACGCGACCCTGTCCCGGCGCGCCGGCGCCGAGGCCGTCGACGCGTTCACCTCCACCGGCCTGGCCCGCAGCGTCATCGCCAACCGCGTCTCCTACCTGCTGGGCCTCACCGGCCCCTCCTGGGTCGTGGACTGCGGCCAGTCGTCCGCGCTGGTCGCCGTCCACCAGGCCTGCCAGGCACTGCGCCAAGGCGACGTCTCACTGGCCCTGGCCGGCGGCGTGAACCTGATCCTCGCCCCGGAGTCGCAGGTCACCGTCTCCAAGTTCGGCGGAATGTCGCCGCAGGGCCGCGCCTATGTCTTCGATGAGCGGGCGGAGGGTTATGTGCGGGGCGAGGGCGGTGGCCTCGTGGTGCTGAAGCGGCTCTCGGACGCGGTGGCGGACGGCGACGACGTGGTGTGTGTGATCGCGGGCGGCGCGGTGACCAACGACGGCGGCGGTGCGGGGCTGACGGTTCCTTCCGCGGCGGGTCAGGAGGAGGTGCTGCGTCTGGCGTATGCGGATGCGGGCGTCTTGCCTGCGGCGGTGGGTTATGTGGAGTTGCACGGGACGGGGACGCGGGCGGGCGATCCGGTGGAGGCGCGGGCGCTGGGCGCGGTGCTGGGCCGGGCCGAGGGCCGCGGGGAGCCGTTGCGGGTGGGGTCGGCGAAGACGAACGTGGGGCATCTGGAGGGCGCGGCGGGGATCGTCGGCCTGATCAAGGCGGCGCTCGCGGTGCGGCATCGGCTCATTCCGGCGAGCCTGCACTTCCGCTCGCCGGCTGCGGGCATCGACCTGCAGGAGCTGAACCTGCGGGTGCAGACCCAGACGGAGCCCTGGCCGCAGCACGACGACGCGGCCCCGGTGGCGGGTGTGTCCTCGTTCGGGATGGGCGGCACCAACTGCCACCTCGTCCTCACCGCCGGACCCGCCCGCCAGACGGACGCCCGGACCCGGCACACACCCGCCCCCAACGCCGACACCACCAGCCCCGACGGCAGCAGCAACGCCCACCCCGTCAGCACCCGCACCACCCCCGCCCGGACGGCCCTCGTGCCCTGGACCCTGTCCGCGAAGACATCTGCCGCGCTGCGCGGACAGGCCGCACGACTGGCGGAGTTCGTGCGGGAGAGCGAAGGCGACCCGGTCGGCTCGGTCGACTCGGTCGATCCGGTGGATGTGGGGTGGTCGCTGGCGGTGACGCGGTCGGTGTTCGAGCACCGGGCGGTGGTGCTGGGCGAGGGTCGTGAACAGCTCCTGGCGGGCCTGGACGCGCTGGCGGCCGGCAAGAGCGGCGCGGATGTGGTGCGGGGCCGCGCCACCGGCGCGGGCGGGCTTGCGGTGATGTTCTCCGGGCAGGGCAGCCAGCGTGCCGGGATGGGGCGGGAGTTGTATGCGGCGTTCCCGGTGTTCGCGCAGGCCTTCGACGCGGCGTGCGCCCACCTGGATGGGGAGCTGGGCCGGTCGTTGAAGGCGCTGGTGTTCGCGGAGGAGGGCAGCGCCGAGGCGGCGTTGCTGGAGGAAACCCAGTTCACGCAGGCGGCCCTGTTCGCGGTGGAGTCGGCGTTGTTCGCTCTGGTGTCGTCGTGGGGCGTGCGCCCGGACGCGGTGATCGGGCATTCGGTCGGCGAGGTTGCGGCGGCGTATGCGGCGGGGGTGTTCTCGCTGGCGGACGCGTGCCGGCTGGTGGCGGTGCGGGGCCGGCTGATGCAGGCCGCCCGGGCGGGCGGTGCGATGATCGCCGTCGCCGCGCCCGCGGCAGACGTGGCGCCGGTGGTGGCGTCGTTCGGGGGGCGGCTGGCGCTGGCGGCGGTCAACGGGCCTTCGGCGGTCGTCGTCTCCGGCGACGCCGACGCCGCCGGGGAGCTCGCGGAGCGTTTCCGGCAGGAGGGGGTGCGCGTCAAGCGTCTGGCGGTCTCGCACGCCTTCCATTCCCCGCACATGGACACCGCGGTCGCCCGGTTCGAGGAGGCCGTCGCCGGGATCGTGTTCCGTGAGCCGCGGCTCGCGGTGATCTCCAACGTCACCGGCGCCCCAGCCGGCGAAGGCGAGCTGACCGACCCGGGGTACTGGGCGGGGCACATCCGGGCGGCGGTCCGCTTCCACGACGGCGTCCAGGCCCTGCACGCGCGCGGGATCACCGCCTACCTCGAACTCGGCCCCGACCCCGTCCTGACCGCCCTGGTGAAGAACACCCTCGACACCCACACCGACACCGGCACCACAGGCAGCGTCACCGCGGTCGCGGTCTCGGTCCTGCACAGGGACAAGGACGAGGCCCGCACCGCCCTGCGGGCGCTGGCCGCCCTGCACGCCCACGGCATCGGCGCCGACCTCACCCCCCTCCTGCACGGGGGCAGCAGGGTCAAGCTGCCCACCTACGCCTTCCAGCACAAGCGGTACTGGATCGACACCGGCACCGGCACCGCCCCCGCCGCTCCCGCCGCTGCTGCCGCTGCTGCCGGTGCTGCGGCGGCCCCCGCGGGCCCCGGGGCCGCCGTCCCCGATGCCCTCGACGACTCGTACGACGGCGACGAGCCGGACACGGTGCTGGGCCAGTGGGCGGCGAGGATGCGGGGCCTGACCGGCGCTCAGGGCGACCGGCTCCGGGAGAAGCTGATCACCGATCTGGTGCGGCGGCACACGGCGCAGATCCTGGAGTACGAGTCGGCCGAAGCGGTCGATGCGGCCCAGTCGTTCCGCGACCTGGGCTACAACTCGCTGACGTCGGTGGAGCTGCGCAGCCGGCTGGCGGGCGACCTGGGCCTGTCCCTGCCGCCCTCGCTGGTCTACGACTACCCCACCCCCGAGGTCCTGGCCCGGCACATCGTCCGCGATCTCGTCGGAGCCCCCGACCCGCACGCCGTCGACGAGATCCTGTCCGGGCTGCCGGACGCCGTCGACGAGCCGCTGGCCGTGGTGGGCATGGCCTGCCGCTACCCGGGCGGCGTGACCTCGCCGGAAAGCCTGTGGGACGTGGTGTCCGCCGGCGTCGACGCGATCGGCGTCTTCCCCGACGGCCGGGGCTGGGACCTGGACGACCTCTACGACCCCGAGCGGGGCCGCTCCGGCAAGACGTACACGCGGCACGGCGGATTCGTCTACGACGCCGACATGTTCGACGCCGCCTTCTTCGGGGTCTCGCCCCGCGAGGCCGCGGCGATGGACCCCCAGCAGCGGCTGCTGCTGGAGACGGCGTGGGAGTCCCTGGAACGGGCCCGGATCGTGCCCGGCTCGCTGCGCGGCAGCCGCACGGGTGTCTTCGTCGGGGCGATGACGCCGGAGTACGGGCCGCGCCTGTACGAGCCCGCGGGCGGCTCGGAGGGCTATCTGCTCACGGGGACGACGGCGAGTGTGGCGTCGGGGCGTATCGCGTACACGTTGGGGCTTGAGGGTCCGGCGGTGACGGTGGACACGGCGTGTTCGGCGTCGTTGGTGGCGTTGCATCTGGCGGCGCAGTCGTTGCGTGCGGGGGAGTGCGCGCTGGCGTTGGCGGGCGGGGCGACGGTGATGGCGTCGCCGGGGATGTTCGTGGAGTTCTCGCGGCAGCAGGGCCTGTCGGCGGACGGCCGCTGCAAGGCGTTCTCGCAGGACGCGGACGGCACCGGCTGGGGCGAGGGTGTGGGGGTGGTGGTGCTGGAGCGGCTGTCCGACGCGCGCCGCAACGGCCACGAG
The window above is part of the Streptomyces sp. NBC_00425 genome. Proteins encoded here:
- a CDS encoding helix-turn-helix transcriptional regulator, translated to MTLLGRDGERTRIEGVLDACMRGAFGVVLVEGAPGCGKSALLEYCADTARRRGALVVDAGCAARPAVLSVSGGTGGPRAAAVWCPDDTDDTDDTDDTGDTDGPRAATVWCVDDTDDAGDTDGPRAARVWCVDDAGRADAVFQARLAALARSRPCAGGEGGLLLVLAVDLTQPLGTDLEAVLLAHPATVRVRVGPLARSDTARLLRRHTGGQAPDTLVGRVHDASGGNPLLVRALLGESGCDPQPGGPFARAVGVCLRRCPAPVARLARALAVLGDHASAVRAARLLHTSPESLAPALGALAAMGLTHGHRLRHPLARTAALAVLPPAAHRRLHRQAARVLHETQARADAVAGLLRAAGDIDEDWAVQALREAARQAMAAGESERAAACLQLAHTACTHRADSRTRTDIALQLAALTWKMSPAAAEGHLDEPLAELRAGRLAPAAAAFLARLLTAQGRIEEAAEALARTPGATVPRDLFALPPGENPPSPGGGHLPPGGHLPPGGHLPPGGHLPPGGHLPPGGHLPPGGHLPPGGHLPPGGHLPPGGGHLPPGGGHLPPGGGHLPPGGGHLPPGGAHLPPGGAHLPPGGGHLPPGGAHLPPGGGHLPPGGAHLPPGGGHLPPGGAHLPPGGAHLPPGGAHLPPGGGHLPPGGAHLPPGGAHLPPGGAYLPPGGAHLPPGGAHFAPGGGDLRVCAALWTHPGHDDDPRDAERFLDTAPAGPTTHDALAQALRTLIHTGRPRRAEAFARRLRAHAARHRAPGWHAVYGALQAEALLHLGDLAGAEQAAAEAVRAVTGRGGRSRTAPAAVQVMALTAMGRYEEAARHLEPLDGDTVPHTVHTLALLRARGQYLLATHRAEAALDAFGEAGRLAARWGLDRPRQHPWRTDAAEALLRTGRRHEATALIAEQLALPAGRGPRPDGVALRLRAATEAPRERARTLARAATELRACGDRLELAKALADLGRALQTLGEGARAGALVRRAWTLAADCGAKPLCEEILPGRPPGAPPPGPGAPGEGRAGRLSASERRVAALAAAGYTNREIAAQLFVTASTVEQHLTRIYRKLQVSRRRDLPLDLDADAAMPVLASPALP